Proteins from one Candidatus Omnitrophota bacterium genomic window:
- the argS gene encoding arginine--tRNA ligase, with the protein MFAHLRQQLNSIIGQALRGLYKDTPLSVILIDFPADKQHGEFSCNIAMQLSRVLKKNPMTIAREILPALQTELLASAIAPYIEKMEVKAPGFINFYVSLKGFCAVIEDVFARQERFGISEHGQGQKFCLEFVSANPTGPLTVAHGRQAAVGDSLVNILKAVGFDAQKEYYVNDEGNQINILGRSIEARVRQALDADAAFPEDGYQGDYIRAMAQEFMRKQGIKTMADLDKQPAEAFRHFGVDHLMAVIRKDLEDFDVHFDIWSYQSKIAGHKAIEDVLAQLKAKEFIYESEGALWFKSTLWGDDKDRVVRKSNGEYTYLMPDIVYHKDKFSRGFKRIVDILGPDHHGYIPRIKAAAGALGKSPDDLDVIIVQLATIYRDGKPVSMSTRRGEFISLREVMDEVGKDAARFFFLMRQSNAPLEFDLELAKKESAENPVYYIQYAHARIHSIIRKAKEESRLAPKTSGSSGLNAAEEIDLMRKIGSYPEILVTCAKQLEPFGLVRYLQELAGCFHKFYDACRVLDDDPNVTRERLALIEGARIVLANGLRLLGVRAPEKM; encoded by the coding sequence ATGTTCGCCCATCTTCGACAACAATTAAATAGCATCATAGGTCAGGCCCTCCGCGGTCTTTATAAAGACACGCCGCTGTCCGTCATCCTCATTGATTTTCCCGCTGACAAGCAACATGGCGAATTTTCCTGCAATATCGCCATGCAGTTAAGCCGCGTTCTCAAGAAGAATCCCATGACCATAGCACGGGAGATCCTGCCTGCCCTGCAAACAGAGCTCTTAGCTTCTGCCATAGCGCCGTATATTGAGAAGATGGAGGTGAAGGCACCCGGTTTCATCAATTTTTATGTTTCCTTAAAAGGGTTTTGCGCTGTGATCGAGGATGTTTTTGCCAGGCAGGAGCGTTTCGGCATCTCCGAACATGGCCAAGGCCAGAAATTCTGCCTGGAATTTGTCAGCGCCAACCCGACCGGTCCTTTGACCGTGGCGCATGGCCGGCAGGCCGCGGTGGGCGATTCTTTAGTCAATATCCTCAAGGCCGTTGGATTTGACGCCCAAAAAGAGTATTACGTCAATGATGAAGGCAATCAGATCAACATTTTAGGCCGTTCCATTGAAGCGCGCGTCCGGCAGGCCCTGGACGCGGACGCCGCGTTCCCCGAAGACGGGTATCAGGGGGATTATATCCGCGCCATGGCGCAGGAGTTCATGCGCAAGCAGGGGATCAAAACCATGGCAGACCTGGACAAACAACCTGCCGAGGCCTTTCGTCATTTTGGGGTGGATCATTTGATGGCCGTCATCCGCAAAGACCTTGAGGATTTTGACGTCCATTTTGACATATGGTCCTATCAGTCCAAGATCGCCGGCCATAAAGCCATTGAGGACGTATTGGCGCAGTTGAAAGCCAAGGAATTCATTTACGAAAGCGAAGGGGCCCTGTGGTTCAAATCCACGTTATGGGGCGATGACAAAGACAGGGTCGTGCGCAAAAGCAACGGTGAATACACCTATTTGATGCCGGACATTGTTTATCACAAGGACAAGTTCAGCCGCGGTTTTAAACGCATCGTTGATATTTTAGGCCCGGACCATCACGGTTATATCCCGCGCATCAAGGCCGCGGCCGGTGCTTTGGGCAAAAGCCCTGACGATCTGGACGTCATCATCGTGCAATTGGCCACCATTTACCGCGACGGTAAGCCCGTGTCCATGTCCACGCGCCGGGGGGAGTTCATTTCCTTGCGCGAGGTCATGGATGAAGTGGGCAAGGACGCGGCGCGGTTCTTTTTTTTAATGCGCCAGAGCAATGCTCCCCTGGAATTTGACCTTGAACTGGCTAAAAAGGAAAGCGCGGAAAATCCCGTCTATTATATCCAGTACGCGCACGCGCGCATCCACAGCATCATCCGCAAGGCCAAAGAGGAAAGCCGCCTGGCGCCGAAAACCTCCGGATCCAGCGGTTTAAATGCCGCTGAAGAGATCGATCTCATGCGCAAGATCGGCTCTTATCCCGAGATCTTGGTCACATGCGCGAAACAACTGGAACCCTTTGGGCTGGTCCGTTATCTGCAGGAACTGGCAGGGTGTTTCCATAAATTTTATGATGCCTGCCGCGTGCTTGACGATGATCCGAATGTCACCCGTGAACGTTTGGCCCTGATCGAAGGTGCCCGTATCGTTTTGGCCAACGGTTTACGGCTTTTGGGCGTGCGCGCCCCTGAAAAGATGTAG
- the rsfS gene encoding ribosome silencing factor: MLARVEQRPGCQGQEKVSRSRSIRNKALTSKQLANKVVQFADDKKAQDIVILDMRRVVNFCDYFVIATGTSDRQVKAIAEGINEGLSGLDLHVNLAKSVKDLASQGAWVLLDMGNVVAHVFEPNAREFYSLEHLWQDAPRVEYKPRSRKKARPSHVRPSSTTIK, from the coding sequence ATGCTGGCGCGTGTTGAGCAAAGACCAGGCTGCCAAGGCCAAGAAAAAGTAAGCCGGAGCCGGTCTATCCGTAATAAGGCGTTAACTTCCAAACAATTAGCCAATAAAGTAGTTCAATTCGCGGACGATAAAAAAGCGCAGGACATCGTTATCCTGGATATGCGCCGGGTGGTTAATTTCTGCGATTATTTCGTCATCGCGACCGGCACTTCCGACCGCCAGGTCAAAGCCATCGCGGAAGGGATCAACGAGGGGTTAAGCGGACTTGACCTGCACGTCAATTTAGCCAAGAGTGTGAAAGATCTTGCCTCCCAGGGGGCGTGGGTTTTGCTGGACATGGGGAATGTCGTGGCTCACGTGTTCGAGCCCAATGCCCGTGAATTCTACAGTCTGGAACATTTGTGGCAGGACGCCCCCCGAGTGGAATACAAGCCGCGTTCCAGGAAAAAAGCCCGGCCCTCTCATGTTCGCCCATCTTCGACAACAATTAAATAG
- a CDS encoding pitrilysin family protein — protein sequence MRRLTTLPNHIRVVTETLKDRDSIALGVWVAAGGRYETPANKGVAHFLEHMAFKGSRKYSCDRIKESVEGVGGSLNAFTSEEETCYYAKVPSAHLSLTFDILADIALFPRITDKDLEKERAVILEEIKMYHDLPQYYVMELLEELLWPGHSLGQSLAGTAQSVGRMNADDLWAFHRQLYSAQNIVVSACGCVNHDRLVGMVRRKFASLKPLPKVDYRQARKTQDKPAARFYEKNTEQMHLALGYLAYETNHKDCYVLSLLNIILGGNMSSRLFNEVRERRGLAYSISSGLKTLDDTGVFLVRAGVDNGKIVAALELILKVLEGTRRRGVTADELKRAKDYYLGQSLLGLEDTMDHMIWVGSAVISNDQVKTMKQVEEKTRAVTLADIKRVARDVLAGHRLNVALIGPLTGQQETQIRRLSGI from the coding sequence GTGCGCCGTTTAACCACTCTCCCTAATCATATCCGCGTCGTCACCGAGACCCTCAAAGACCGCGACAGCATCGCTTTGGGCGTTTGGGTCGCTGCCGGCGGCCGCTATGAAACTCCCGCTAACAAAGGCGTGGCCCATTTTCTGGAGCATATGGCGTTCAAAGGGAGCCGGAAATACTCCTGCGACCGGATCAAAGAATCGGTGGAAGGGGTGGGTGGCAGTTTGAACGCTTTTACCAGCGAAGAAGAGACCTGTTATTATGCCAAGGTCCCGTCGGCGCATTTGTCCCTGACCTTTGACATTCTGGCGGACATAGCGCTTTTTCCAAGGATCACGGACAAGGACCTGGAAAAAGAGCGCGCGGTCATTTTGGAAGAGATCAAAATGTACCATGACCTGCCGCAGTATTATGTCATGGAACTTTTGGAAGAATTGTTATGGCCCGGCCATTCTTTGGGCCAGAGCCTGGCAGGGACCGCGCAAAGCGTAGGACGGATGAATGCGGATGATCTTTGGGCATTCCACCGTCAGTTATACAGCGCGCAGAATATCGTGGTTTCCGCCTGCGGCTGTGTCAACCACGACCGCCTGGTGGGCATGGTCCGGCGTAAATTCGCGTCGCTTAAACCATTGCCGAAGGTGGATTACCGCCAAGCCCGCAAGACCCAGGATAAACCCGCGGCGCGGTTTTACGAAAAGAACACTGAACAAATGCATTTGGCTTTGGGTTATCTGGCCTATGAGACCAATCATAAAGATTGTTACGTTCTGTCGCTTTTGAATATTATTTTGGGCGGCAATATGTCCAGCCGTCTGTTCAATGAGGTGCGCGAGCGCCGGGGCCTGGCGTATTCCATTTCCAGCGGTTTGAAAACCCTGGATGACACCGGCGTGTTTTTGGTCCGCGCCGGGGTGGACAACGGCAAGATCGTCGCGGCTTTGGAGCTGATCCTGAAAGTGCTTGAGGGGACGAGACGCCGCGGGGTCACGGCCGACGAACTCAAGCGTGCCAAGGACTATTATCTCGGCCAATCCCTTTTGGGCTTGGAAGACACCATGGACCATATGATCTGGGTGGGCAGCGCTGTGATCAGCAATGATCAGGTCAAGACCATGAAGCAGGTGGAAGAAAAGACCAGGGCTGTGACCCTGGCAGACATCAAAAGGGTGGCAAGGGATGTTTTGGCAGGGCATCGCTTGAACGTCGCGCTGATCGGCCCCCTGACAGGCCAACAAGAGACCCAAATACGGCGCCTGTCTGGCATTTAA
- the trpA gene encoding tryptophan synthase subunit alpha, with translation MNRIDRKFEQLKEQGKKAFIAFITAGDPNLKVTGELVLAFEKAGVDIVELGVPFSDPMADGPVIQASSQRALDQGISLSKIFDCVRRIRQRSDIPIALMTYYNPVFHFGQENAVKAAVKAGVDGFIIPDLPCEEAGDWIKYAKKANISTVFFVAPTTLPARIKPIAHGSNGFIYYVSLTGVTGAKQNLLKEAAAGIRRVRRMTQKPVCVGFGISTPAQVRAFSRVADGVIVGSAIVRAIEKNTGQRDLVKNVVRFVRNLSCAV, from the coding sequence ATGAACCGCATTGATCGCAAATTTGAGCAATTGAAAGAACAGGGCAAAAAGGCCTTCATCGCCTTTATCACGGCCGGCGACCCGAATTTAAAGGTAACCGGGGAATTGGTGCTGGCTTTTGAGAAGGCCGGGGTGGACATTGTTGAATTGGGCGTACCTTTTTCCGACCCCATGGCGGACGGGCCCGTGATCCAGGCCTCGTCCCAGCGCGCTCTTGACCAGGGTATTAGTTTATCCAAAATATTTGATTGCGTAAGACGCATCCGTCAAAGGTCTGACATTCCCATCGCTTTGATGACGTATTACAATCCGGTTTTTCATTTTGGGCAAGAGAATGCCGTCAAGGCGGCGGTTAAAGCAGGTGTAGATGGTTTCATCATTCCCGATCTGCCCTGTGAAGAGGCGGGAGATTGGATCAAATATGCGAAAAAGGCAAACATATCAACCGTATTTTTTGTTGCGCCTACGACATTGCCTGCACGGATAAAACCCATTGCCCATGGTTCAAATGGATTTATTTATTATGTGTCTTTGACCGGCGTGACCGGAGCAAAACAAAATTTGCTTAAAGAAGCCGCCGCCGGTATCCGCCGCGTGCGCCGGATGACCCAAAAACCTGTTTGCGTGGGTTTTGGCATATCCACGCCGGCACAGGTCAGGGCTTTCAGCCGGGTTGCCGATGGGGTCATTGTCGGCAGCGCCATTGTCCGGGCCATTGAAAAGAATACCGGACAGCGGGATCTGGTCAAGAACGTCGTCAGGTTCGTCCGGAATTTATCGTGCGCCGTTTAA